In the Pseudanabaena sp. PCC 7367 genome, one interval contains:
- a CDS encoding DUF1517 domain-containing protein: MRQPKLKLFLATLLAYFCLDIVPIGITRASEHMGMYRDNFWATGQINETSETEHTEYTEHTERSPQILASKSQKSKLARLEQLANLINLDQSAYARSSAGRDRSGSFKKSTPTSSPSPNRSNSKPSSNPTSEPTSSPSPSRSPSSNNTNNDRNSSSSNSPDRNTNRSPSNPNGGGGGISMFWLLLPPGAIAALILFGKSNKSNNGHSVIAPAAIDPETVTISKLQVALLATADDLQTQLTELVTRIDTGTESGRAELLQEAVLALLRNSEHWSHVLATSDVLPRDNAESVFNQLSIAERKNFSAETLSKVNGSLSTKEINQYADDAPAAYIVVTILLGTEHDRALYEEVRSPEMLQKALEKIAAIESDHIAVLELLWSPQTSEDSLTYDELLTEYTNMVQL; encoded by the coding sequence ATGCGTCAACCTAAACTTAAACTTTTCCTAGCTACTCTTCTGGCTTATTTCTGCCTTGATATTGTGCCGATCGGCATAACCAGAGCAAGCGAGCATATGGGCATGTATCGGGATAACTTTTGGGCAACTGGTCAAATTAATGAGACTAGTGAAACTGAGCACACTGAGTACACTGAGCACACTGAGCGATCGCCCCAGATATTGGCCTCAAAATCCCAAAAATCAAAGTTAGCCAGACTAGAGCAACTAGCTAATTTAATTAATCTAGACCAATCTGCCTATGCCCGTAGCTCCGCTGGGCGCGATCGTAGTGGTTCGTTTAAGAAATCAACCCCCACCAGTTCACCTTCACCTAACCGTAGTAATAGTAAACCCAGTAGCAATCCTACTAGTGAGCCGACCAGCAGTCCCAGTCCATCCCGATCGCCGTCTAGCAATAATACTAATAACGATCGCAATAGTAGCAGTAGTAATAGTCCAGATCGCAATACTAACCGCAGTCCCAGTAATCCCAATGGCGGCGGTGGCGGTATTAGTATGTTCTGGTTGTTGCTGCCGCCAGGGGCGATCGCCGCTTTAATTTTGTTCGGCAAGTCGAATAAATCTAATAATGGGCATAGTGTTATTGCGCCAGCCGCGATCGATCCTGAGACAGTCACGATTAGCAAGCTGCAAGTGGCGCTGCTGGCAACTGCCGATGATCTACAAACCCAATTGACTGAGTTGGTGACCCGGATTGATACTGGCACGGAATCAGGCCGCGCCGAGCTATTGCAAGAAGCAGTCTTAGCCTTGCTCCGCAACTCCGAGCATTGGTCCCATGTGCTAGCTACCTCGGATGTATTACCCAGGGATAATGCCGAGTCAGTGTTTAATCAGTTGTCGATCGCCGAGCGCAAAAACTTCAGCGCCGAAACCCTGAGTAAGGTCAATGGCTCACTGAGTACCAAAGAGATCAACCAATATGCTGATGATGCTCCAGCGGCATATATTGTGGTGACTATATTATTGGGCACCGAGCACGATCGCGCCCTGTACGAAGAAGTGCGATCGCCGGAAATGTTGCAAAAGGCATTGGAGAAAATTGCCGCGATCGAATCAGATCATATTGCGGTGTTGGAGTTGCTTTGGAGTCCGCAAACCAGTGAGGATAGTTTGACCTATGATGAGCTATTAACTGAATACACCAATATGGTGCAGTTGTAG
- the ubiE gene encoding bifunctional demethylmenaquinone methyltransferase/2-methoxy-6-polyprenyl-1,4-benzoquinol methylase UbiE, with amino-acid sequence MTNLINKTTDATDAKDKPQASEVRQIFDRIAPVYDQLNDWLSLGQHRVWKKMAVNWAQPQPGDKFLDLCCGSGDVAMLLAKRVAPAGKVIGVDFACEQLAIAAERTCELPPPIGNCLIWQEGDALDLPFADRYFDGATIAYGLRNVTNISKCLAELQRVLKPGAIAAILDFNRTENPIAAKFQQFYLDHIVVPIAKNQGMEAEYAYIMPSLERFPLDKEQVQLGLAAGFTQAKHYAIANTLMGVLVLTK; translated from the coding sequence ATGACCAACCTCATCAATAAGACAACTGATGCTACTGATGCTAAAGATAAGCCCCAGGCCAGTGAAGTACGCCAGATCTTCGATCGAATCGCGCCAGTATATGACCAGCTCAATGATTGGTTGAGTTTGGGACAGCATCGGGTTTGGAAAAAAATGGCAGTAAATTGGGCTCAGCCCCAGCCAGGTGATAAATTCTTGGATCTTTGTTGTGGTAGTGGTGATGTGGCAATGCTCCTGGCTAAGCGGGTTGCACCGGCTGGCAAAGTGATCGGAGTGGATTTTGCCTGCGAGCAGTTGGCGATCGCTGCGGAACGTACCTGCGAACTGCCACCACCAATTGGTAATTGTTTAATCTGGCAAGAAGGGGATGCCCTGGATTTGCCCTTTGCCGATCGCTATTTTGATGGCGCAACGATCGCCTATGGGCTGCGCAATGTGACCAATATAAGTAAATGCCTGGCGGAGTTACAGCGAGTTTTAAAACCGGGGGCGATCGCCGCAATTTTGGATTTCAACCGCACCGAAAATCCGATTGCAGCCAAATTCCAGCAATTTTATTTAGATCATATTGTGGTGCCGATCGCCAAAAATCAGGGCATGGAAGCAGAATATGCCTATATTATGCCCAGTCTGGAGCGTTTCCCGCTGGACAAAGAGCAGGTGCAATTAGGATTGGCGGCTGGATTCACGCAGGCTAAGCACTATGCGATCGCTAATACCTTGATGGGGGTACTGGTGTTAACCAAATAA
- the petG gene encoding cytochrome b6-f complex subunit V yields MVEPILVGIALGLVFITLAGLFFAAYQQYRRDPMA; encoded by the coding sequence GTGGTTGAACCAATTCTTGTCGGCATTGCCCTCGGCCTAGTTTTTATTACTCTAGCTGGTTTATTTTTTGCTGCCTATCAGCAGTATCGCCGCGATCCGATGGCCTAA